In Meles meles chromosome 13, mMelMel3.1 paternal haplotype, whole genome shotgun sequence, the DNA window GGTGGTCATAACCACGGGAAGAACTTAATAACGCCTCTTGGGACATTTTCTGGATTAGTTCCCATCTGTCCTTCTGATTTCTACCAACAGTCCAAACCAAAGGACAGCGATAAAGAAGGAACTTCAAATTCCACCTCCGAAGATGGGCCAGGGGATGGATTCACCATTCTGTCTTCTAAGAGCCTTGTTCTAGGGCAGAAGGTAATAAAGACTGTTGTGATGTGCTGTAGTAAAAACACTATTGCATTTTTATGACCTCCTGTTTGCCACAAGCAATGATGCTTCCTTCATCCCTGCTCCCCCAAAAGGACTCTCACTTTGGTCTTGAATTATTTACGTTTTGACTAAAGGGCTTTGACAAGGTCTGTATTGTGAGAATCAACATGCTCTTTAGCACTGAGAAGTGTTCATGGTGCCATCGGTCAGACAAAGATAGAGAAGCTTCCAGGTCAGGCAAAAGAATGGCACCATTGCCGGGAACTCCCCACGCCCCCCTCATTCCTGGGCCTGCCCAAAACATCCTCAGCTAACTCTCTCAAACAGCTCTGGGAGTCCAGCCGGACGTGGTTCAATGTGatttatcagaaaaagaaaatagaaatagatgtTTCCTGAACATCCCCGGTGCTAGAAATGAATTATTTGCCAATAATTCAGTCTGCTTGCCTTTCTAGactgcagaaagaaaacaaacagggctATGCGTTTGAACAGTCTGCGGCAGCCAAGACAGACATGCAAATAATTCATTCCCACTAGCATAAAGTTTACGGACTAGACCATTTATCTACCATGTCAAACGGGGCTGAAGTaagacacacacagggaaaacagTCAGTGAATCACGTCTCCGGGAGCTGAATGTTTGCAGCCTGGTGAAAGGATCCACCGCGACTGCAGCAGATGGGAAGAGCGTGTTCGAGAAGAGTGTACCTGGGGCGGGTTCCTCATTTTTCACTGATGAGCACAGTGAAGCAAAGAGGCGGCATTGAGGTCCCCTGCAGGGGCTGGCTATGGCTGCGCGACGATTAGTTCTCTGTCCCTTACCTAGGGGAACGTGACTGTCGTGCTCACAGGGGAAACAGTGGAAAATGCCTTGCTTTCCACTGGGCTGTGCACACCTAGGACAGCATTTCACAAGTGTAGCCCCAAGAATGTGGTCCCCCAAAGGCAAGGTGGCCCGATGAAGGCAGGTCAGGGTCCTGGAGCCCATCACTTTTCTTGAGTGAGGTCCCTCGGCCGCATGTCCCTGCCCCCAGAGGTCCAGGCTGCTCTGGGGAGAATGTGGGATGCTgagcggggagggggagagccAGCCCGGGCTTCCCTCCTAGGAGCCGCTCAGACTGTGTATCACCGCACACCAAGGCCCCCAGGACTGTGAGACGGAGGCATAGCTCTAGGGAAGAGAAGACGAGGCGAGGGCCCATTCCTGCTCCTAGAACAGGAGGCAGATTTGTTGCATGCTGCCGCCGTCATAGTGAAAACTAAATCCGCTGAGCTGCAAAGAGCCCACCAAAGGCCAGACACCTGGCAACCTTGACAGTCACTATGCCCCGGCCCTTTCTGCGGACATTCGGTATAAACAATTACGAGAAGTAACAGACGGGAGGTGAAATGTGAAGATTTTAACTGGATTTGATCTTTCCCACACTCTCCCATCTTCCCTTCCTGACGCAGCTGTCCCTGACCCAGAGTGACATCAGCCATATTGGCTCCATGAGAGTGGAGGGCATTGTCCACCCAACCACAGCCGAAATCGACCTCAAGGAAGACATAGGTAAGATCCTGAGACTCGGGTAGAGGGGCCAGAGCATTACCCACGGCTTGGGCACATCCTTCTGAAATCGGTCATTGTCGACTTGATACCTTCTCCTGGTGGAACCATGTCACACTCGGCATGTCCCCAAACAGCattactagaaaaaaatgaattttcttttgaatCTGCGTGTATTTCCGAAATGTTTATTGAGGTGTTCTATAAAAACAGATCATtaggtacacctgggtggcttaattggttaagcaactacctttggctcaggtcatgatcccagggccctgggatggagccccgcatcgggctccctgctcagcgggaagcctgcttctccctctgatgctccccctgcttgtgcacgcatgctctctcttctgaccaataaataaataaaatccttttaaaaagtctcttaaaaaaacaaataaaaaaaccgaGGTCATTAGGGCACACCTAGATGACTTTTCCTCTGAGTGAACACAAGTGTGCAGCGGGCACCTTGATCGTTGAGCAGAGTCTCACCGGCACCCCAGAActccccttcctgccctgccctAGTCCCCCCTCTAAGTGCTGCCACTGTCCTGTCTTCTCACAGCACAGATGGCCGTCCTCTGTTTTGGATTTTATGCAAAGTCATGCCCTGAGTCTTCTCTGTCTTTTGCCCAACTCTGTATTGTGAGATTCACCCGTATTGTCACGCGGGGCTGGAGCCGGGTCCTCTTCCTGGCTCCCCCAGGGACTCTGGCCGCGCGCTGACCATTCCGCTGCGGGTACCATTTGCACGGCTTCCAGTTTGGGCTATGACGAGTCGTGCTGCTGTAAACGTTGTTGTATGCGTGTTGGGTAAACCTCCACATTTATTCTGAGCTTAAAAATTAACACCTTTGGTAAAAAGGAATCGGATATCTGGACAAAGCTGCCTGTGAGGCTGTATGTTGAGTCACCTTTCCGGGGGACTGCCACCAGCCCCACGGGTGGTGGAGGGAGCTGCTCTGGGCTGGATGAAACtggcggggggggaggggtaaGCTCTTGAGGGCACTGGACATAGTAGCCCTCTGGGTGACCACTATCTTAGCCATTTTTTTGTAAGACAGAAGTGCCTTAAGCTTACCAGTGAAAAAGTAAAGtgagcaaagaaagaaagggctTTGTCCCTCGGGTTCCAGGCTTGCTTCTGAGGTTGGGATTTAGGCAGAGGCTGGCAGCTCAGCCTTGGGTGGCAACACCAGGGGCCCCAGAATGCTGGGCAGCCTCAGGTTTCCCCTGTGGCATCAGAGGCCACTTGCTTTGCTTAAAGGAGACAGGACAGCCTCAGGAGTGGGGGCGGGTGAACCACaatggggagaagcaggacttGCACACAAAACCtgaaaatttctccttcctccttcaaaCCCAGCCCTGGTCCTACCAACTGCCCTgagctcccctctcccccccacccccatggaaAGACAACCCCCCTCCCCGCACCGGAGCTTTAGTCTGAAGCTCTGTTTTGACATATATCCTAGTTTCTTGAAAACAAAACGAGGAGCAGTGTGTTACTTTCTCATTtctgtagttttcatttttatatcaggAAAGTCAtcgtgatttttttcatttttttaagtggcGGGGCAGGTGATAGGGTAGAAAGGATACAGGTATTGGGGCAAAAACTCAGGCCTGGATTCTACAAACCAcctcctagctgtgtgactttaggcaggTTTCTTAAGCTCTCTGAACCTCCATTTCCTCCGCTATAAGTGAGGATAGCAATAGCGCCTGCGTCACAGGGGCGCTATGAAGAGTAGGGTCACACATGGATGAAGCTTAGCACAGGGCCGGGCTCACTGTTGTCCAGTGAGTGCTGGTCTTTTTGGTTGTTGCTGCTCTGTGTTTAGAAGGGGGCCCTGCTGTCATGATTCCATTTTCCACGACCATCATCCAAACCAGTCATCCCCTGTAGATGAGACCCTGATTTagtctattttatttaaagattttatttattagagagcgtGCGTACATAAGTTGAGGaggctggggacagggagagagagaatcccaagcagactcctcactgagcacagagcccaactcagggctcgatctctcgaccctgagatcccaacctgagccaaaatcaagagtcagacacttaactgactaagccacccagacacccctttgagttattctttttaaagcattgtgTGTTACTACAGGAAAGTTCGAGCACACACAGAAACAGCAGAGCGCGATAAACCCTACACGCCCTGTTACAAGCGTATCTACCCGGGGCCAAGGCTGCTTCAGTGCCTCCCACCCGCAGCCCCCAGACCTCACCCCAGCGAATCTGTGGATGTGTCAGAATAAGGGCAAGATTTTTGACAGCATCACCACGATACCATTATCACAACTCGAAAAAGTCATGTCATCAAATATCAGTCACTGTTCAAATTTTAATCATGTCATtaatatcagtttttttttaatgagtttgaTTCAGGATCCAAATAAGCCCACATGCTCCGATTGGTTAAGTCTCTTATAATCTACAGCCTCCTCTTTCacatcttttcctcctttctcgctcgctctctcttttttttttcaattgatttTGTTGAGGAAGCTGGGCGGTTTGTCCTGTAGGGTTTCCCAAGCCTGGATGGTACTGACTTCATCTTCCTGGCGTCATTAAAcatgtttcttctctgtttttcttataAGTTGGTAGTTGGATCTAGAGTCTCAATGAGATTTTGGGCTCCAAATTTTTTGGCAAGACGGTTTGGTCAGTgttggaatgttcttccatcagGAGGCAGGTGACGGCCAGTTGTCTCTCACTGATGCTCCTTGTCTAGGTGTGTCAATTTGCTAggggtggtgtgggggtggggaactgTATCCGAATtccagcctccttccctccttccctgaatGCTTCCAGGTTGCGTTCTTCTTGGAAGTCTTCAGGGAAGAGGGTGCGCTCACCTTGCCTGTCACAGGCTCCCACCTAGTCCCTTACACCTGTTCCCCCTGCAGCTCAGTGTGAACTGGGCTGCCGGCTGTGGTTCCTGGACGTCTCGGGGCTCCTATGACCCCACAGCTCAGCACCGACCAGGAGTCTGAGGGCCCAAAAGGAGACCTGAAGGCCCGAGGTGACCATTTCCTAATGATGGCACTGAAACCCAAGCACATTTGTGAAGAAATCCCCTCGCCTCCCCAACCCCGGGGGAGAGTGGCTGCTGGAAAGACATGGTCCCCAATATCTTACACGACATCCTATGGCTCTCCAAATACACTTGGGCTTCTCGGTGGGGCATGGGGAAGCCCCCTCACCCAGCTCCCAAGGAAACCCCTCAGCTGAGTATTAACCACCATCATAATAATTCTGAAGAGAGCGCCGAGACTTGCCCCAGACAGCCAGATGACCCAATACACCAGAAGCTGAAAGCACGTTGGGGGAAAGACCTCATCCCGCACCCGGGGGCAGCCCCCATCTCGTGTAGACACGATGCCCGGATGTCAGCTCAGAGGCTTGGGGAGCCCCCAGTGTGCTGACATGGGGTTCCTGCCAGCCAGAAGGGGCATCCTGCCATCTCCTGGGGGTTCCTCTTGGCCTCTGTGGAAGCATGACTCTGAGATACCAAGAATTGTCCTAACATCAAAGAGCCAAGGGATCTCCCATCAGGAAGGTCCTTAGAGTTTAGCCTCTCTAAACTGCCTTTTTCCATTGAAAACCATGGTCTGGTTTGGAGAAAGATCCTTGCGGGCCACCCTGGGCCTGTGTCTGTCCTCTGACCAAGACTTACCACACACAAGTGGTGAGCTGGGAGTAGGGCCCTAGAGCTCTCTCCGCGCACCCCACCCATGCCCCAAGGTTCCTGCTGAGTCATCTGTCACCATGGGCCTGGGACCAGCCTCGGGACCTGGTGACAAGAGGCAGGCTGCAGGGTCTGTGAGAAGGCACTGCCTTCAAATCACCAAGACACTGAATTTGACCAACCCAGCATGGGGACTGAACCCAGACTCCAGAACACTGgagccccaattttttttaaagttcacctTTACTACAGCGTAGGGAGTAACGTAGGCAATGGTATTGCAAGGGCACCGGACAGTGCCAGGCAGCGGCCCCCGCGGTGGGGAACACAACGTAACGTGTAGACTTGTGCCATCACTGTGTGGCCTGCCTGAAACTCATGTAGCCTCATGTGTCCACTatacttccatttaaaaaatcacctttagGTTTCGTGTCCTGAGGCTGCTTATGACGCCATCACTCCCTCAACGTTCACTTAAAAGAGTTTGCTAGAGGGGCACCCGGTTGGCTCCATCGGCtgagcatccgactcctgatttcagctcaggccaggatctcagggttgggagagggagccccgcaccgggctccgcactcagcaaggcatctgcttgagattctctctctccctctccctctgccctttcacCCACTTGCAGGAGAGCGAGCTCTCTCTAAAATacgtaagtaaaatcttaaagaaaagaaagagtttgCTAGAATCCAAGTCCTATGGGACAAAAGCCAAGACCCCGGCCAGCAGTGACCACTGGCAACCAGGACTCCCACTACGAAGCGTGATTCCTGCTTCTCAGGGTGATGGGTGGGTTTGTCTTCTGGCCCACTGAAACTATGTGACACAGTGTGGCAGATGACTTTGGAAAGGACAACAGCAATGGCTTCCCTTGTTCTCCTCCTCAGGGAAGGCCTTGGAAAAGGCTGGCGGCAAAGAGTTCTTGGAAACTGTGAAGGAGCTTCGCAAATCCCAAGGCCCTTTGGAAGTTGCTGAAGGTGAGTGTGGCCTTGAGCCCGGGTTCCCGGCCCAGCCTCAGCTGCCTCCCCGCCAGCATCACTTGCTTCATGCACAATCGGTGTGCCAAGCAAAACACACCACAGCCAAGATGAGACCCACTTCTGCCCCACTCCCTGGCTCCTGGCCACGTCGCTCCAGTCACCTTCTCCTCCCATCACTGCTCCTACCTTTGacctccctacccacccccctcCGCCCTGCTTTGAAGGACCCAGGTGATTACATTTAGGGCACCCCCTGATAACCCCAGATAATCCATCCCACAGGTCTTCCCTAACTCACCTCTGCAAAGCCCCTTTCACCATGTAAGGTAACGTCCCCAGGTTCCAGGGATCTGGACGTGCGACATTGGGGTCAGGCCACTCAGCCGTCAGAGATGATGCTGGTGGGTACCTCCTGCTGGGAACCATGATCAGGAGGTCGCCCACCCTAGCGGCCAAGGGGAGCAGTGAGGGCCGCTGATGCATTCCTCTGGAGCTGGTGTCCACTGGCCACGGCAGGCCGGACAGGGCTCCCGCTCTCTGGCAGCCATCCGGTCCCATCAGAGGCACAGAACGGTGCCCAGCCAGCTTCTCTCGCTGCCCCATGCACGCACAGCCAAGAGGCTTCCGTGAGGTCCAGCCTCGGCCCCCGGCTGAAGGGGAAGGTAGGAAATAACCCGCCGTGTTTCTCTCCTGTTCCAGCCGCTGTCAGCCAATCCAGCGGACTTGCAGCCAAATTTGTCATCCACTGTCACATCCCTCAGTGGGGCTCAGACAAATGTGAAGAGCAGCTTGAAGAGACCATCAAAAACTGCCTGTCGGCAGCCGAGGACAAGAAGCTCAAGTCCGTGGCGTTCCCACCGTTCCCCAGCGGCAGGTGAGATGCGTTCctgcgggagggggcagcgggcgGCCGGGGGAGGCCGGGAGAGGCCTGGGGTCTCCCCTTCCAGCCTGCGGCTCTCCCACAGTCACACCCAGTCTGGCCAATCCAGAAGATACGACCGAGGGCTGCCGGCGCAGCCAAGGGCACCGACCCGGTCATTGGGCCAGAAACCCAGTTTCCAGCCTCTGAAACACAGTGAAAAGGCAGCGCTGGAGAGGAGCCAGAAGCGGAGCTTCTCTGACAGGCTGCCATGGTCAAGGGCCGCATCCCCAGCGGCTACTCCTGTCAGAACACGTTATCAGAAAACCTCAGGCTccgggctcagctggttaggcgtCCAACCCTTGATCTCCGCTCAGGCGGTGATCTCAGCGTCGGTCAAGAGTTCAAGCCTCACCTTGGACTCTGCTGGTCAAGGAGCCTCCTTAAAAGAACACCAGGCTCAAATGTCTTGCTATTTGAAGTGTTGCCTGTGGCCGGGCCACGCTGACTCTGCTGTGTTCGAGTGTTAAGAGTGCGGAGTCTCAGACCCCCCTCCACAAAAAACTGCCACCTCAGAGTGCCAGGGGGGCTTGTGTGCTGCCGGGGTGGAGGGGAGGACAGCCTGAGGCTGCGGCCCTCACAGACACGCCCAGAGAAGGGACAGGCTCCCACCAAAGGTCTGCTTTGGGAGTTATAAGTGCTGGTTCTAATTGTCACGGATGCAGCTGAGTGCGAGAGCCGCAGCTGGTAGGGAATGAGGCTGTCTGTCCTCACAGGTGGCCTGTCCTCTCCCGTCACCCTCGCAGTCAAAGCGAGCTATTGCTTCTGTTTtgaacatgctctctctcacaagaTGCCCCTCTGTAACACGGATAGGATTTACACACCCAAGATGTGTGTAAATGGTGAGGCCTTGCTTCCTGCTGTCATCCCACCCCAGGCTGAGCCAGCAGCACGGGGTCTCCTTAGCCTGGCCCAGGAGCACAGCAGCTGAAGTCTTTGCGCAGCCAGGCCCACATGTCATGATGTTCTGGGCTGGGACTCCACAGGCAAATGAGAATTCCTGTCCGGTGGACTCATCCCGTCCTTGCCCGAGGGGGCTTGGTGGCCAACCCCACACAACTACGATGGCCGTGTCCCCGGAGGCTAATGCCATGGCCCAGCCCGGCGGACAGCCACATCTCTGCTGGGTGCTTGGAGGCCCCCACACTCAGATTACAGCGGCACGTCCGTAGGGGGCCCATGAGAGGAGCGGTGAGCGTACATTTTCCCCTTTCACCAACGACCTGACACCGTACAGCAGTTTCAAGGGCACTCAGAAAAACTAGCTCTGCGTTCTAGAACTCGAGCGATGTCAGTGCTGAGCTGGTCGTGGTTTTAAAGCGCGGCTCGACTGGAGGCAGGGGACATGGATTCCTCTGTCCCTATGACTTGGGCTGAGCCCACCGCACCTGTCCCAGCCAGCATGGCTCCCGTAGAGCGGGGCCTGCCTGCCCCATCccaggctgcctctctgcctcggcTCAAAGGAGGTGGTCCATGGCCCTGCTGGCACATAGGGAGACCCCGTGAGACAGAAACCGAAAGGCCTGGTGCCAAGATAAGAAGGCACCGCGCTGCCCCTGGCCCCGGGCTGAGGGCCAAGTTACCCCGTGGGTCCTGGGAACCAAAGTGACATCTGCTCTTCTTTCCCTTCGATGCAGAAACTGCTTCCCCAAACAGATGGCCGCCCAGGTGACCCTCAAAGCCATCTCGGCCCACTTTGATGACTCAAGCTCGTCCTCGCTGAAGAATGTCTACTTCCTGCTCTTTGACAGCGAGAGCATCGGCATCTACGTGCAGGAGATGGCCAAGCTCGACACCAAGTAGCCGCCCCCCGCCCAGCCACACTGGCCCACGGGAATCGGAGGAGGATCCAAGTCACAGGAGaggggtttcttttttaagaggagagaggaagggtgaCGGCAGGGGAGCGGAGTGCAGCGGGTCACGGGGGCTGCCAGAGCGGGGCCTGCCCACGGAACGAGCCCTCTGCCTTTTCTATTCTCGTTTCAAAGAGCCTCCGTCTGTAATCAAGCAGGTCTCCACGAGGGGTTTCTTTCCATGTGTTTCCTTCCTGTTGttttagaacttttttaaaagacagacttCGTTTTAGATTTATAGCATTgacttttacacacacacacacacaaaaaaaaatcctttcaaaattcTTAAAACCTTGTTTCTCCTTTTTGCAAGGGAAGAGGGCATAAAAGTGACTTGGGCTTTGTCGGCTGTCTGTGTTCGGGGGCAGAGAGAAGAACATGAGAAAGGCGTCTCACTGgtgctttccttttctgtttttagtgcccctcccctccccccatgacaTCTGTATCTACTCCTAAAAAGATTTTGcttcaggcttttgttttgttttattttgtttttaaagaaaaagaaaatgaaaggaaaaaaaaaaaaagaagatccagTGTCTTTCTTACAACATAATCTTTTATTGCAACATTTTCCTCAGTTTAGAAAACTGTGTCCCCATGGGTGGACACTTGTAAAATGTTATAAATAGAACAAGGCCTGTCATGCACAGGCTGAGGAGCCCACCCTGCCAGGCCCCAGGGCAGACAGCATGGACTGGTCTGGGCAAGAGGAGCCTGGTTGGCCTTAGTCCACAGGAAGGGAGTCCTAGGTGAAGCCTCGGTGGGCAGCCATTCTACAGGAGAGAGGCACAGGTCTCACATGGACCTAGAGAACAAATGGAAATGACCTGGGCCACAGCCCAGGCAGGGAGGACTGAGAACCCCCATAGGCTGTGTCCTCAGGACTCTGGCCAAGGACCCAGAAGCCACCATCAAAAATGAGCAGGGCCTGCATTTATGCAGATGAAATCAGCAACCACTTCCACTATGGGAATTTAAACTCGGTCTTCCAGAAGAGACTCCCTCCAATGGAAGTCCTCTCCCCAATACAGGAGTCATTTATGTACCTTAACACAGCCAGTGGCAGGCAGGGCCCCCACGAGTGTCACTGCGGTAGCCAGGAAACCAGAAGCACAGAACCCAAGAGGTTCCCACAGGGTCCCCTGCCCCAGCATCAGCAGGAATTTTGTCCCCTACAAAATCCACTGAGATAGTAGCCTAGAAGCACACAGGGACTCACTTGCAAGCCCCACTCTGCTCCCTGAATGTGATCCCAACGGCAGCCCACCCAAGTGTCCCGTTAGCTCAGCTGCCTCTTAACATCTCCAGCGGCTGGCCGGCCAGGCTTCCGTCTCAACCCACTAGCTTTGTGAAGAACTCACTCTCCGTTAGGATGGGCTAAACGGGAGGGCAGTTtatctaattctttcttcttaaatgtaACCTAAGACGTATAATCGGAacttagaaaaggaaatatagaaaGTTTTGTGAAAATGAAAGACCGTAGGGACTAATAGTTTGAAATTAGGCTCCTAATAACAACCTGGGTATTGCAGAAGGCACGGGCTTCCCCACCCAGGATGCGACGGGAGAGGCTTGGGGTGCGGGCCATGACTACCCAGCTCCCCTTCCATAGCTGGTGTCACCATGCagtctccccttccttccccaacaGACAGGACGCCAGCCACCAGGAGACCCTGCTCTCTCCTACTCCAAGAGCCCTGAGTCCCAACACATGAGCCTGTGTACATACACTCAAGGAGCCTGAGGAAGAGAAGGCCAGCTAAACCCTCCCCAGGACCAAGTGAACCCCTCAGTCAGCACAAAGGCAAGCAAACCTCTCCAAATCCAGAAAGAATCTTctagaggctgtcttttttccaatggctCACTTGCTCCCTCTCCCAGTTTTGGCTTTCTGTAAGTTGTGTCTGATCAGCACATCCCCGGCATCTCACTCCAGGAAAAGGGCATCTGCCCTTCGGCATTCATCAAGTGGATAGCACTTGGCAAGCAAACTGTCCCCCCgtctcccacccccaaccccagcagtACCTCATCTCCTGCCCCGCTCCGGCTCAGGGTGGAGACTGCCGCATGGTCTTCCAGCTGGAGGAGACGAACAGGTCCCGGCTCTTGGCCAGCCGAACCATGAGCCGCCCTACGTAGAAGCCACTGATCTGGCCCACACCATCGTTTCTCCCCATGGCCAGGAGGAACGTCAGTGCCCCTGTGGAGCAGACACGGGTGGGTAAACCAGACCCCCACTCACCATCCGTGGGCCTGCAGTTCCTGGAGCCTCCCGTCTGAGGACTGGGAACTGTGTAAGACTTAGGAAGACGGGCGAGTCTCTGAGGTCCGTGCAGCTTCCTTACCTGGCTTGTAGGCCTTAAGGGGCCTCTGTTTCATGGAGTTGACGATATTGGCCACGGCCACGCTGGCATGGAGGCCGGCGTGATAGGCCATCTTGGGCTCCTTCACATCGGCACAGTCGCCGATGGCGTAGACGCGGCTGCAGCCTTCCACCTGGAGATTCTCGTTCACTCGCAGAGCGCCGTTGTCGGCCAGGTGACTCTCTGCCGGGCAAAGGTAACCCGGAAACCCTGTTATGCGGCCACTAGAACACCGAGAAGAGGGCCCTCTGGTGCCAGCTAAGCCCCCCTCCAAAGTCACATACTCGATTTAGTTCTGCCTCAAGGCCCATCTCAGAACTCTTCTTGCAAAGTCAAGGTTACTATTCCAGGATGGAAACTGGTCAGAAAGACAGCACCTGCCGTTTTATACAACCTGTGTGACTCTGTAAATTACCACGACCAA includes these proteins:
- the LOC123955299 gene encoding core histone macro-H2A.2, which produces MSGRSGKKKMSKLSRSARAGVIFPVGRLMRYLKKGTFKYRISVGAPVYMAAVIEYLAAEILELAGNAARDNKKARIAPRHILLAVANDEELNQLLKGVTIASGGVLPRIHPELLAKKRGTKGKSETILSPPPEKRGRKAASGKKGGKKSKAAKPRTSKKSKPKDSDKEGTSNSTSEDGPGDGFTILSSKSLVLGQKLSLTQSDISHIGSMRVEGIVHPTTAEIDLKEDIGKALEKAGGKEFLETVKELRKSQGPLEVAEAAVSQSSGLAAKFVIHCHIPQWGSDKCEEQLEETIKNCLSAAEDKKLKSVAFPPFPSGRNCFPKQMAAQVTLKAISAHFDDSSSSSLKNVYFLLFDSESIGIYVQEMAKLDTK